In the genome of Ammoniphilus sp. CFH 90114, the window TAGTTGTATCCATTGTAATTCCGATTTCTATCGTGGCCACATTCTCGATGATGTATTTCTCTGGGCAAACGATTAACCTTATCTCTTTAAGTGGATTGTTGCTCGGATTAGGATCCTTAGTTGACTTTGCCGTCGTCATACTCGAGAACATCTTCCGTTTGCGTCAACAAGGGAAAGGGATGTTAGAGGCTGCGAAAGAAGGTTCGAAACAGGTAGGGAATGCCGTTATGGCATCTGCCCTAGCCCAAATCGTTGTTTTTGTTCCGATTATTTTTGTGGATGGAATAGCTGCTGAGCTCTTTGGTCCGCTGGCCTTAACGGTCATCTTCTCACACATCGCGGCATTAGTCGTTTCTATCATGCTTGTACCGATGTTAAGCTCTCGATGGATTAAGACCGTTCCAGATGAATCCATCTACCATTCAGGAACCTATAAAGGAAGAAACCCAGTTATCTGGTTTAACATTGGGTTTGAGAAGCTGTCTAAGACGTATGGTAACCTGTTATCGTGGGCGCTTAAAAAGAGAAAAACCGTATTTGCTTGGACGGTTGCACTATTTGTAGGCGCAGTTGGTCTTATGCCTATGGTTGGAATGGAGTTTATTCCCAAAATGGACCAAGGACAACTGAGTGTTAGTATTAAAATGCCAAATGGTACCGTACTAGAACAGACGGCTGATGTCGTATCGCAAGTAGAAGCTGTAGTGAAAGATATACCAGAATTAGATAAAGTGTATACCTCGATTGGTTCATCTGGTGGCCCAGCTGCTCTCTCTACAGGAGTATCTAACAGAGCTCAGCTAGATGTTATGCTTGTTGACCTTCAAGAGCGAACTCGTTCTACAGAGCAAGTGATGATGGAGCTTCGAGAGAAACTTAACTTTATTCCTGATGCAGAAATTAATGTAACAGAAGCTCAGGAGGGTGGAGGGATGACAGGTTCTCCTCTGCAACTTAACCTGCGCGGAGACAATCTTGAAGTTTTAAAAGATATTGCAGACATTATTGTTGCTGAAGTAGAACAGGTGGAAGGAACCTTCAATGTGAAGACTTCATTAGATTCTACGGGGCAAGAATTTCAAATCGTGGTTGATCCCAAGAGACTTAGCCAATATGGGCTGACAACGGGCCAAGTGTTAAATTCCGTTCGAACGGCCTTTGATGGTCAGAAGGTCACTCAGTATCGTACAGGGGATGACGAAATTGACGTGAAGTTAAAGTTGCCAGCAGAATTTAAACAGGATGTAACCTATTTAGAAAGGTTGCGAATTACGACTCCGCAAGGAGCGTCCGTAGCGTTATCCTCTGTAGCTTCAATTGTGAAAGAGGATGTTCCTCAAACGATCAGGAGAGCGAACCAGACGCGTGAGGTCCAGATTACGGCAGATATTGCTGGACGTGATTTGGGTTCTATAACCAGAGACGTTGAGGAAAAGCTAAACCGTCTTAACCTGCCGGAAGGCTATCAACTGCAGTACGGTGGGCAGAATCAGCAAATGACAGATTCTTTTATGAAGCTCGGGCTCGCTATGCTGTTAGCTATTGTGTTTGTTTATATGGTTATGGCAGCTCAGTTTGAATCTCTGTTTAGTCCATTTATTATCATGTTTTCAATTCCGCCTACGTTCATTGGTGTGGTAGTTGGTCTTGCTGTGACGGGTCATTCACTAAGTGTAATGGCAATTATTGGTTATATACTTCTAATCGGTATCGTAGTAAACAATGCTATCGTTCTAATTGACTATATTAATCAATTAAGGCAACAAGGTATGGAAAGGGATCAAGCAGTGCTTGAGGCCGGGCCTGTACGTTTGCGCCCCATTCTTATGACCACTTTATCTACCATTCTAGCTATTCTGCCTTTGGCCTTTGGAGGGGGTTCTGGGAATGAAGGTCAGGCACCCATGGCGATTGTTGTAGCATTTGGTCTGAGTTTCTCTACCTTAATTACTTTGATTCTCATCCCTGTGGTCTATACGTGGTTTGATGATATTGGACTCAAATGGCGTAATCGGAAGAATAGAAAGAAAAAAGCTGATTCAGTAGAACAGAACGTACAGTTGTAATTGAGGGAGGGAAGGAAGAAATGAAGAATATGAGATTGACATCGCTAGTTTTCATGCTTGCGTTATCCCTAAGTGTATTAGGGTGTTCGAAAAAAGAAGAAGTTTCCCAAGCAAGTGAGACGGCGGCTGTGCCTGTCCAAGTAGAAACTGTGAAAGAAGGAACGGTTGAGGAAAAGGCAGGGATCAGTGGTAAGCTAGCTCCGAATGAGACCGTTCAGGTGTCACCAAAAGTTAACGGAAAGATTAGTAAAATACACGTTACCCTAGGGCAGCAGATAACCCAAGGAGATATCCTATTCACACTTGATCAAGCAGATTTAGCCAATGCCGTCAAGCAGGCCCAAGCCGGCTATGAT includes:
- a CDS encoding efflux RND transporter permease subunit — translated: MNLSELSLRRPVTVWMIIVAMLIFGFVSFPKMAVDLYPELNLPVAVVVTSVDGGTPAEVEKLVTKPIEEALASVSNIDQISSNSVGGASQVIVQFNWGTDLDQATLDMRDKVDLIRGMLPDSANTPQILRFDPNAQPVVTLALTGSEDTANLKSVADNMIKPRLERIDGVASVGVIGGQDRLVEVMLDPLKLETYGITVDQIRQSLASSNLSGSAGSVKLGDEKLSIRVQGEFKDIESIAETPLSMPGGSIPLKDVAVVTDKLADITQLTYLNGEPSLGLSITKASGGNTVQVAEMVHKEIEKLGTDLPDDLKLTVIVDTSKYIKDSINTVAEHAVLGGLFAILVLYLFLNSARSTLVVSIVIPISIVATFSMMYFSGQTINLISLSGLLLGLGSLVDFAVVILENIFRLRQQGKGMLEAAKEGSKQVGNAVMASALAQIVVFVPIIFVDGIAAELFGPLALTVIFSHIAALVVSIMLVPMLSSRWIKTVPDESIYHSGTYKGRNPVIWFNIGFEKLSKTYGNLLSWALKKRKTVFAWTVALFVGAVGLMPMVGMEFIPKMDQGQLSVSIKMPNGTVLEQTADVVSQVEAVVKDIPELDKVYTSIGSSGGPAALSTGVSNRAQLDVMLVDLQERTRSTEQVMMELREKLNFIPDAEINVTEAQEGGGMTGSPLQLNLRGDNLEVLKDIADIIVAEVEQVEGTFNVKTSLDSTGQEFQIVVDPKRLSQYGLTTGQVLNSVRTAFDGQKVTQYRTGDDEIDVKLKLPAEFKQDVTYLERLRITTPQGASVALSSVASIVKEDVPQTIRRANQTREVQITADIAGRDLGSITRDVEEKLNRLNLPEGYQLQYGGQNQQMTDSFMKLGLAMLLAIVFVYMVMAAQFESLFSPFIIMFSIPPTFIGVVVGLAVTGHSLSVMAIIGYILLIGIVVNNAIVLIDYINQLRQQGMERDQAVLEAGPVRLRPILMTTLSTILAILPLAFGGGSGNEGQAPMAIVVAFGLSFSTLITLILIPVVYTWFDDIGLKWRNRKNRKKKADSVEQNVQL